A genomic region of Streptosporangium lutulentum contains the following coding sequences:
- a CDS encoding class I SAM-dependent methyltransferase, translating into MTFDDMRDLPALFAEPRGVAGTAGYGEASDLLADQHESVTFAEVHREVLHPFPARPSRVLDLGAGTGRDAAALSRLGLTVVAVGPTAELRAHGQRLHPATGIEWIDDHLPELTALRRRPERYDLILLTAVWMHLDARERSEAMKHLTGLLAPGGRIVLSLRHGPVPTGRRMFEVSAEEKIHLAATTGLHALHHSEREDPLGRQDVHWTFMALQAR; encoded by the coding sequence ATGACCTTCGACGACATGCGCGACCTACCCGCCCTGTTCGCCGAACCTCGCGGGGTCGCGGGAACAGCCGGATACGGCGAGGCCTCCGATCTCCTCGCGGACCAGCACGAGAGCGTCACCTTCGCTGAAGTTCACCGTGAAGTGCTGCACCCGTTCCCCGCGCGGCCCAGCCGGGTACTGGACCTCGGCGCGGGAACGGGACGCGACGCCGCCGCGCTGTCCCGGCTGGGACTCACGGTGGTCGCGGTAGGGCCCACCGCCGAACTCCGCGCCCATGGACAGCGGCTTCACCCGGCGACCGGCATCGAATGGATCGACGACCACCTGCCCGAACTGACCGCCCTGCGCCGACGTCCTGAGCGGTACGACCTGATCCTGCTCACCGCAGTCTGGATGCACCTGGACGCACGGGAGCGGTCGGAGGCGATGAAGCATCTCACCGGACTACTGGCGCCGGGCGGACGGATCGTACTGTCGCTGCGGCACGGACCGGTCCCCACGGGACGGCGCATGTTCGAGGTGTCGGCGGAGGAGAAGATCCACCTGGCCGCCACCACCGGACTCCACGCCCTCCATCACAGCGAACGCGAAGACCCCCTCGGCCGACAGGACGTCCACTGGACCTTCATGGCCCTGCAAGCGCGGTGA
- a CDS encoding cytochrome c oxidase assembly protein, with amino-acid sequence MIALAHETHHHGGGDPRALLPLAVLAVVLGGYGLLAALRGREARGWSRWRTASFAAGTVLVVGAVTGPVAAFAETDFRGHMLQHLLIGMLAPLGLVLGAPVTLLLRSLPPAHGRRVGALLRSRLVHLSANPWSALVLSVGGMVVLYCTPLYRIASAGAPLHHLVHVHFLLAGCLFAWVIAGPDPAPRRPSVPVRLVVLGVAVAVHATLSQLMYAGLLVDVPVPTAQLRGAAEIMYYGGDLAELLLALALVSTWRPVRPAARPPVPAHDALTPPT; translated from the coding sequence GTGATCGCGCTGGCGCACGAGACGCATCACCACGGCGGCGGCGACCCGCGGGCGTTGCTGCCGCTCGCCGTGCTGGCCGTGGTGCTGGGCGGGTACGGCCTCCTGGCCGCACTCCGCGGCCGGGAGGCCAGGGGGTGGAGCCGGTGGCGGACGGCGAGCTTCGCCGCCGGCACCGTCCTGGTCGTGGGCGCGGTGACCGGTCCGGTCGCCGCGTTCGCCGAGACGGACTTTCGCGGGCACATGCTGCAGCACCTGCTGATCGGGATGCTGGCGCCGCTGGGCCTGGTGCTGGGCGCCCCGGTGACGTTGCTGCTGCGCTCGCTGCCTCCCGCGCACGGGCGGCGCGTCGGAGCTCTGCTGCGCAGCCGGTTGGTGCACCTGTCGGCCAATCCGTGGAGCGCACTCGTGCTCAGCGTGGGCGGCATGGTGGTGCTGTACTGCACCCCGCTGTATCGGATCGCCTCTGCCGGCGCGCCGCTGCACCACCTGGTGCATGTGCACTTCCTGCTGGCCGGATGCCTGTTCGCCTGGGTGATCGCCGGTCCGGACCCGGCTCCGCGACGCCCGTCGGTACCGGTGCGGCTGGTCGTGCTGGGGGTGGCGGTCGCCGTGCATGCCACGTTGTCGCAGCTGATGTACGCCGGGCTGCTCGTCGACGTGCCGGTGCCCACGGCGCAACTGCGCGGAGCCGCGGAGATCATGTACTACGGCGGCGACCTCGCCGAGTTGCTGCTGGCACTGGCCCTGGTGAGCACCTGGCGTCCCGTACGGCCCGCCGCCCGGCCCCCGGTGCCCGCGCACGACGCGTTGACGCCACCGACGTAA
- a CDS encoding DUF2243 domain-containing protein: MATGPAATTEARRRIALPGTVLGIGLGGFVDGILLHQILQWHHMLSSTDSDNIGVRYYPVDTVPGLRMNTLWDGFFHAFTWLSVLIGLGLLYSRVVHSRGRVWRSRMLWGWILVGWGVFNLVEGVIDHHLLGIHHVRTGPYQIWWDLGFLLLGAVLMAGGWLLQRGGPPIDLCRESGRVPAEPVP; encoded by the coding sequence ATGGCGACCGGACCGGCCGCGACGACCGAGGCCAGGCGGCGGATCGCCCTGCCCGGGACGGTTCTGGGCATCGGGCTGGGCGGGTTCGTCGACGGCATCCTGCTGCACCAGATCCTGCAGTGGCATCACATGTTGTCCAGCACCGACAGTGACAACATCGGCGTGAGGTACTACCCGGTGGACACCGTTCCCGGACTGCGGATGAACACGTTGTGGGACGGATTCTTCCACGCGTTCACCTGGCTGTCGGTGTTGATCGGCCTCGGACTGCTGTACTCGCGCGTCGTCCACTCCCGCGGCCGGGTGTGGAGATCACGGATGCTGTGGGGCTGGATCCTCGTCGGGTGGGGGGTGTTCAACCTGGTGGAGGGCGTCATCGACCATCACCTCCTGGGCATCCACCACGTGCGGACCGGCCCGTACCAGATCTGGTGGGACCTGGGGTTCCTGCTCCTGGGCGCCGTACTGATGGCCGGCGGGTGGCTGCTGCAGCGCGGCGGTCCCCCGATCGACCTGTGCCGCGAGAGCGGCCGCGTCCCCGCCGAGCCGGTGCCGTGA
- a CDS encoding transposase, with protein sequence MSVSWSDQHKSNGTPITQVRFSGTNCGPCPVRDQCTRSVSGTYGRTLTLLPQPLQRILDERRGEQQTPEWKDRYAIRAGIKGTISQAVRATAIRRTRYHGLPKTALGHVFTTTAINLIRLDAWWTDTPRGPTRVSHLTRLATDLSLAP encoded by the coding sequence ATGAGCGTCTCCTGGTCTGACCAGCACAAATCCAACGGCACTCCGATCACCCAGGTCCGCTTCTCCGGCACCAATTGTGGTCCGTGCCCGGTCCGAGACCAGTGCACCCGTTCGGTCAGCGGCACCTACGGGCGCACCCTGACCCTGCTCCCGCAACCACTCCAACGGATTCTGGACGAGCGACGGGGTGAGCAGCAGACCCCGGAATGGAAAGACCGCTACGCCATACGCGCGGGCATCAAGGGAACGATCTCCCAGGCTGTCCGGGCCACCGCGATCCGCCGGACCCGCTACCACGGCCTACCCAAGACCGCACTCGGACACGTCTTCACCACGACTGCAATCAACCTGATCCGTCTGGATGCCTGGTGGACCGACACCCCACGTGGACCTACCCGCGTCTCACACCTGACCCGACTCGCCACCGATCTCAGCCTGGCCCCCTAA
- the tnpA gene encoding IS200/IS605 family transposase — protein sequence MTQEAEYRRGRHVVSAMHAHLVFVTKYRGNVFDDEMLRRCEEIMIEVCDGFEAELRAFNGEDDHVHLLVHYPPKVAISKLVNSLKGVSSHYLRKEFTGRVNRAIMHGPFWSPSYFAASCGGAPLTVIKAYIEQQRRPA from the coding sequence ATGACTCAGGAAGCCGAATACCGGCGCGGTAGACATGTGGTTTCCGCGATGCATGCCCATCTGGTCTTCGTGACCAAATATCGCGGGAACGTCTTCGACGACGAGATGTTGCGCCGCTGCGAAGAAATCATGATCGAGGTGTGCGACGGCTTCGAGGCCGAGCTACGCGCGTTCAACGGCGAAGACGATCACGTCCACCTGCTGGTCCACTACCCGCCTAAAGTCGCCATCAGCAAACTGGTCAACTCGTTGAAGGGCGTGTCCTCGCACTACCTCCGCAAGGAGTTCACCGGCCGGGTCAACCGTGCCATCATGCACGGCCCCTTTTGGTCCCCCAGCTACTTCGCCGCCTCCTGTGGCGGAGCTCCACTGACCGTCATCAAGGCCTACATCGAACAGCAACGCCGTCCAGCCTGA
- a CDS encoding RNA-guided endonuclease InsQ/TnpB family protein, producing the protein MFRILTGRKYRLEMDFGQQLFAERVAGICRSVWNTGLEQRRAYRRRGAFIGYAEQCGQLADAKGEFTWLADAPAQVIQQTLKDLDEACRRHGTWKVRWKSKAKWTPSFRFPTAKHIPVEKINRKWGRVFLPKFGWVRFRRSRPLGGSVKSATLSRDGKHWFVSFLIDDGIPHMDRHARPERVAGVDRGVVTAAVTSDGEFFDRRHASESGVSSPVPPKEEKTDREADLGYLSAGEAQRCLRLRRRLARTKKGSARRKAVAGELGKIMRRVRWRRADFNAQAAHRLTRDYGHIVLEDLGVRGMTASSSGTIEEPGSRVAQKSGLNKAILDKGWYGLEVALRSKARYTGSVIGKVSAAYTSQTCSAPACETVDAKSRESQALFCCTTCGYTGHADVNAAKCIKAKGQAAGPVVSGRGDSGVARVGEASSTPFHSSRRAASCRVSGTGIPVLQGGGRSTNVYRCSGASVRGSMSQS; encoded by the coding sequence GTGTTTCGCATACTGACGGGGCGTAAGTACCGGCTGGAGATGGACTTCGGGCAGCAACTGTTCGCCGAGCGGGTGGCCGGGATCTGCCGGTCGGTGTGGAACACCGGCCTGGAACAGCGTCGCGCCTATCGGCGCAGGGGCGCTTTCATCGGCTACGCCGAGCAGTGCGGGCAACTCGCCGACGCCAAGGGCGAGTTCACCTGGCTGGCCGATGCTCCCGCCCAGGTCATCCAGCAGACGCTCAAGGACCTGGACGAGGCGTGCCGCAGGCACGGCACCTGGAAGGTCCGCTGGAAGAGCAAGGCGAAGTGGACGCCGTCGTTTCGGTTCCCGACCGCCAAGCACATCCCGGTCGAGAAGATCAACCGCAAGTGGGGGCGAGTGTTCCTACCCAAGTTCGGGTGGGTGAGGTTCCGCCGGTCGCGCCCGCTGGGCGGGAGTGTGAAGTCCGCGACCCTCTCGCGCGACGGTAAGCACTGGTTCGTCTCGTTCCTCATCGACGACGGCATCCCTCACATGGACAGGCATGCACGCCCTGAGCGGGTGGCGGGGGTGGACCGGGGGGTGGTGACGGCTGCCGTCACCTCCGATGGGGAGTTCTTCGACCGCCGCCATGCCAGCGAGTCCGGCGTGTCCTCACCGGTGCCCCCGAAGGAGGAAAAGACCGACCGTGAGGCCGATCTGGGCTACCTGTCGGCCGGTGAGGCGCAGCGGTGTCTGCGGCTGCGACGCCGGTTGGCCCGTACGAAGAAGGGCTCGGCTCGGCGCAAGGCGGTGGCCGGTGAGCTGGGGAAGATCATGCGGCGGGTTCGGTGGCGCCGGGCGGACTTCAACGCCCAGGCCGCGCACCGGCTCACCCGTGACTACGGGCACATCGTCTTGGAGGATCTGGGCGTGCGTGGCATGACCGCCTCGTCGTCCGGCACGATCGAGGAGCCGGGTTCGCGGGTCGCTCAAAAGTCTGGCCTCAATAAGGCGATCTTGGATAAGGGCTGGTACGGGCTGGAAGTCGCGTTGCGGTCCAAGGCGCGCTATACCGGCAGCGTCATCGGTAAGGTCTCTGCTGCCTACACCTCCCAGACGTGCTCGGCTCCGGCCTGCGAGACGGTGGACGCGAAGAGTCGTGAGAGCCAAGCCCTCTTTTGTTGCACCACCTGCGGGTATACCGGGCACGCTGATGTGAACGCCGCGAAATGCATCAAGGCCAAAGGACAGGCGGCCGGGCCGGTCGTCTCAGGGCGTGGAGACTCAGGGGTTGCCCGGGTCGGTGAAGCGTCAAGCACCCCGTTCCATAGCTCGCGGCGTGCCGCGAGCTGCCGCGTAAGCGGCACGGGAATCCCCGTCCTTCAGGGCGGGGGCAGGTCAACCAACGTCTACCGGTGCTCCGGGGCGTCGGTGCGGGGTTCGATGTCACAGAGCTGA
- a CDS encoding TetR/AcrR family transcriptional regulator gives MSRNIRSRTRREILDAASRLFAVAGFKGTSLQDIAAEVGCSKATLLYHFDGKDAILVEMLAPAVGAFDMLDKQLAGLADDTVQFAAVKGYVDLVLRFRREITVLYGDIPALLEHPALADVQGMVDRLLDALAARSSEPPAQVTALMVLGAVPVVCMKPAAMDDDELRDVLVRSAAGTLNVRGA, from the coding sequence TTGTCGAGAAATATCCGTTCGCGCACCCGTCGGGAGATTCTCGACGCCGCGTCCAGGCTGTTCGCCGTGGCGGGTTTCAAGGGCACATCCCTGCAGGACATCGCCGCGGAGGTGGGCTGTTCCAAGGCGACGCTCCTCTACCACTTCGACGGCAAGGACGCGATCCTCGTCGAGATGCTCGCCCCCGCGGTCGGAGCGTTCGACATGCTCGACAAGCAACTGGCCGGGCTCGCCGACGACACCGTCCAGTTCGCGGCGGTGAAGGGCTACGTCGACCTCGTGCTGCGCTTCCGGCGAGAGATCACCGTTCTGTACGGCGACATCCCGGCGCTGCTCGAACATCCCGCCCTGGCCGACGTGCAGGGCATGGTGGACCGCCTGCTCGACGCGCTGGCCGCCCGCTCGTCCGAACCTCCGGCCCAGGTCACGGCTCTGATGGTTCTGGGCGCCGTCCCCGTCGTCTGCATGAAGCCCGCCGCCATGGACGACGACGAGTTACGCGACGTCCTGGTCCGCAGCGCGGCCGGGACGCTCAACGTGCGCGGCGCCTGA
- a CDS encoding MMPL family transporter — MATLLYRLGRASFRHRRLVLALWLAVLAVAGVGALVFMGPTASNFTMPGTESQRALDSLAKHFPQAAGATGTVVVAAPEGEKLTAPKNQATVQALTKEAGTLPGVVAAVDPFQVGAVSPDERYALIQVQFAVGGDELTDAQHAAYEKVGGAAEAAGLRVERGGEIMSGEPEIGSTEALGVGVAAIVLIVTFGSLVAAGMTLLNALIGVGVGMAGLFALSGVVELTATAPVLALMLGLAVGIDYSLFISSRHRQNLLDGLEPEEAAGRAVGTAGSAVVFAGATVVIALAGLSVVNVPFLTVMGLAASATVAVAVLVAITLQPALLGFAGRRILARRHRAASKPGAHERAGFGFRWAYLITRLRAVVIIAGVLGLAVLAVPAKDMRLALPDAGTASADSAARKAYDLIAEGFGPGFNGRLAAVVTGDSPEAAGRAAKQAATLIQGTKGVVAVTPPQFNALKTTALLAVIPSTGPTAAATEALVHTIRAKVANLDGAEVALTGQTAIGIDVSEKLSDALPVYLLLVVGLSILLLMLVFRSVLVPIKAALGFLLTVGATFGITVAVFQWGWLAGLLGLDTPGPLVSFLPILLIGILFGLAMDYQVFLVSRMREDFVHGNTAEQSTISGMGHGARVVTAAALIMISVFAGFVLLDDPIIKSMGFALAVGVVIDAFVVRMTIVPAVMSLLGDRAWWMPRWLSRVLPNVDIEGEQLRAHLDRETSKVTVHS, encoded by the coding sequence TTGGCTACTCTGCTGTACAGGCTCGGCCGTGCCTCCTTCCGCCATAGACGGCTGGTACTGGCCCTCTGGCTCGCCGTACTGGCCGTCGCCGGCGTCGGCGCCCTCGTCTTCATGGGCCCCACGGCCAGTAACTTCACCATGCCGGGGACGGAGTCGCAGCGTGCGCTCGACTCCCTGGCCAAGCATTTCCCCCAGGCCGCGGGCGCCACCGGGACCGTCGTCGTCGCCGCTCCCGAGGGCGAGAAGCTGACCGCCCCGAAGAACCAGGCCACGGTCCAGGCGCTCACCAAGGAGGCTGGAACGCTCCCGGGCGTGGTGGCCGCCGTCGACCCGTTCCAGGTCGGGGCGGTCTCCCCGGACGAGCGCTACGCGCTGATCCAGGTGCAGTTCGCCGTCGGCGGCGACGAGCTGACCGACGCCCAGCACGCGGCGTACGAGAAGGTGGGCGGCGCGGCCGAGGCCGCGGGCCTGCGGGTGGAGCGCGGCGGCGAGATCATGTCGGGTGAGCCCGAGATCGGCTCGACCGAGGCGCTGGGCGTCGGCGTGGCGGCGATCGTGCTGATCGTCACGTTCGGCTCGCTGGTGGCCGCCGGGATGACCCTGCTCAACGCGCTCATCGGCGTGGGAGTCGGCATGGCCGGGCTGTTCGCGCTCAGCGGCGTCGTGGAGTTGACCGCCACGGCTCCGGTGCTCGCCCTGATGCTCGGCCTGGCCGTCGGCATCGACTACTCCCTGTTCATCAGCTCCAGGCATCGCCAGAACCTGCTCGACGGGCTGGAGCCCGAGGAGGCCGCCGGCCGGGCGGTCGGCACGGCCGGATCGGCCGTCGTCTTCGCCGGTGCCACCGTCGTCATCGCGCTCGCCGGGCTGTCGGTGGTCAACGTCCCGTTCCTGACCGTGATGGGCCTGGCCGCCTCGGCCACCGTCGCCGTCGCCGTGCTGGTGGCGATCACGCTGCAGCCCGCGCTGCTCGGCTTCGCCGGCCGCAGGATCCTGGCCCGCCGGCACCGCGCCGCCTCGAAGCCGGGCGCCCACGAGCGCGCGGGCTTCGGCTTCCGCTGGGCCTACCTCATCACCCGTCTGCGGGCGGTGGTCATCATCGCCGGGGTGCTGGGGCTGGCCGTGCTCGCCGTACCCGCCAAGGACATGCGCCTGGCACTGCCCGACGCGGGCACCGCGTCCGCGGACTCGGCGGCGCGCAAGGCGTACGACCTCATCGCCGAGGGGTTCGGGCCGGGGTTCAACGGCCGCCTGGCCGCCGTGGTCACCGGTGACTCGCCCGAGGCCGCCGGCCGTGCCGCCAAGCAGGCCGCCACCCTCATCCAGGGCACCAAGGGTGTCGTCGCGGTAACCCCGCCGCAGTTCAACGCCCTGAAAACCACCGCGCTGCTCGCCGTCATCCCGAGCACCGGGCCCACCGCCGCCGCCACGGAGGCCCTGGTCCACACCATCAGGGCCAAGGTCGCGAACCTCGACGGCGCCGAGGTGGCCCTGACCGGCCAGACCGCGATCGGCATCGACGTCTCCGAGAAGCTCTCCGACGCCCTGCCCGTCTACCTGCTGCTCGTGGTCGGACTGTCCATCCTGCTGCTGATGCTGGTCTTCCGGTCGGTGCTGGTCCCGATCAAGGCGGCGCTCGGATTCCTGCTCACCGTCGGCGCCACCTTCGGCATCACGGTCGCGGTCTTCCAGTGGGGGTGGCTCGCGGGCCTTCTCGGGCTGGACACACCGGGACCGCTGGTCAGCTTCCTGCCCATCCTGCTCATCGGCATCCTGTTCGGCCTGGCGATGGACTACCAGGTCTTCCTGGTCTCCCGGATGCGGGAGGACTTCGTCCACGGCAACACCGCGGAGCAGTCCACCATCTCGGGGATGGGCCACGGCGCCCGCGTCGTCACCGCGGCCGCGCTGATCATGATCTCGGTCTTCGCCGGCTTCGTGCTGCTCGACGACCCGATCATCAAGTCCATGGGCTTCGCCCTCGCCGTCGGTGTGGTCATCGACGCGTTCGTGGTACGGATGACGATCGTTCCGGCCGTCATGTCCCTGCTGGGCGACAGGGCGTGGTGGATGCCCCGATGGCTGTCGAGGGTCCTGCCCAACGTCGACATCGAAGGCGAGCAGCTGCGCGCGCACCTGGACCGGGAGACCTCGAAGGTGACCGTCCACAGCTGA
- a CDS encoding metal-sensitive transcriptional regulator — MHGYADSKQDHLRRLRRIEGQARGLQRMVEEDKYCIDILTQVSAANRALQSFALSLLEEHLAHCVAEATAKGGPEAEAKIKEASDAIARLVRS; from the coding sequence ATGCACGGATACGCCGACAGCAAGCAGGACCACCTGCGGCGGCTGCGCCGGATCGAAGGTCAGGCCCGCGGGCTGCAACGGATGGTCGAGGAGGACAAATACTGCATCGACATCCTCACCCAGGTGTCGGCGGCCAACCGGGCACTGCAGTCCTTCGCCCTCTCCCTGCTGGAGGAGCATCTGGCGCACTGCGTGGCCGAGGCCACGGCCAAGGGCGGCCCCGAGGCCGAAGCCAAGATCAAGGAAGCCTCCGACGCCATCGCCCGTCTCGTCCGTTCCTGA
- a CDS encoding heavy-metal-associated domain-containing protein produces the protein MTTTTTYTVKGMTCGHCVSSVTEEITEVAGVTGVEVDLATGLVTVGSDGPVDAAAITAAVKEAGYEVVTPS, from the coding sequence ATGACCACCACCACCACCTACACCGTCAAGGGTATGACCTGCGGCCACTGCGTCAGCTCGGTCACCGAAGAGATCACCGAGGTCGCAGGGGTCACCGGCGTCGAGGTGGACCTGGCCACCGGCCTGGTGACGGTCGGCAGTGACGGCCCGGTCGACGCCGCGGCCATCACGGCCGCGGTCAAGGAGGCCGGATACGAAGTGGTGACTCCCTCATGA